Proteins encoded within one genomic window of Pirellulales bacterium:
- a CDS encoding potassium channel family protein has protein sequence MEILGIVLSVGLIVALLVESFETIVVPRRVVHRFRYARLYYRISWQAWRKFAALFASQKQREAMLSWFGPLSLLGLFASWALGLVFAFGLLHWSIHSPLQSPGHNESLGTYLYMSGVTFFTLGYGDVCPLAGFGRTLAVAECGMGFCFLAGLISYLPLFSQAFSRREATIALLDARAGSPPSASQMLLRLAQSGNIRAIDPFLAEWERWCAELLESHLSYPLLSFYRSQHYNQSWLAALTVILDTCSFLIVGIKGSEAYQAQLTFAMARHAAVDLSLVMNVSPMPLAADRLPPDQLRGLRDQLLRAGIELHEGEMVDAQIGHLRGMYEPFVNGLAERLLFTLPAIVPAKESADNWQRSPSMPRTPGIGSLPGGAVDQTHFG, from the coding sequence ATGGAGATTCTTGGGATCGTGCTCAGCGTGGGCCTGATCGTCGCCCTCCTGGTGGAAAGCTTCGAGACGATCGTCGTGCCGCGGCGCGTCGTGCATCGCTTTCGCTATGCTCGGCTCTACTACCGGATTAGCTGGCAAGCCTGGCGCAAATTTGCCGCTTTGTTTGCAAGCCAAAAACAGCGCGAGGCCATGTTGAGCTGGTTCGGCCCGCTCTCGTTGCTCGGCTTGTTTGCGTCATGGGCACTCGGGCTTGTGTTCGCGTTCGGATTGCTCCACTGGTCGATTCACAGTCCGCTCCAATCGCCGGGACATAACGAGAGCCTGGGCACGTATTTGTATATGAGCGGCGTGACTTTCTTTACGCTCGGCTATGGCGACGTTTGCCCGTTGGCCGGCTTCGGCCGCACGCTGGCGGTCGCCGAGTGCGGCATGGGGTTCTGTTTCCTTGCCGGTCTGATCAGTTATCTACCGCTGTTTTCGCAAGCGTTTTCGCGCCGCGAGGCGACGATCGCGCTGTTGGACGCCCGGGCCGGTTCGCCGCCGAGCGCTTCGCAAATGTTGCTGCGGCTGGCGCAGTCGGGCAATATCCGCGCGATCGATCCATTCTTGGCCGAATGGGAACGCTGGTGCGCCGAGCTGCTCGAGAGCCATCTCTCTTATCCGCTGCTGAGCTTCTATCGCTCGCAGCACTACAACCAATCCTGGCTTGCGGCTCTCACGGTAATCCTCGACACCTGCTCATTCCTCATCGTCGGCATCAAGGGAAGCGAGGCCTATCAAGCCCAACTGACGTTCGCGATGGCCCGGCATGCGGCCGTCGATCTGAGCCTGGTGATGAATGTTTCGCCCATGCCACTCGCCGCCGACCGATTGCCGCCCGACCAATTGCGAGGATTGCGCGATCAATTGCTCCGTGCCGGGATCGAATTGCACGAGGGCGAAATGGTGGACGCGCAGATCGGGCACCTGCGCGGCATGTACGAGCCGTTCGTCAACGGGCTGGCGGAGCGATTGCTCTTCACGTTGCCCGCGATCGTGCCGGCAAAGGAAAGTGCCGACAACTGGCAGCGCAGCCCGTCGATGCCCCGCACCCCCGGCATCGGCAGCCTCCCCGGCGGCGCGGTGGATCAGACCCACTTTGGATAA
- a CDS encoding SRPBCC family protein, translating into MAGFQNETVVAAPIDACFDLARDIDFHSRSLQGTNERAIAGRASGLIGMGESVTWEARHFGVRQRLTVEVTVFERPFYFRDVMTAGAFRSFAHDHRFVERNGRTVMIDKVEFQSPLGPLGRLADRLFMTGYLRRLVAARAQAIKHEAEASVVK; encoded by the coding sequence ATGGCTGGTTTCCAAAATGAGACGGTTGTTGCAGCGCCGATCGACGCCTGCTTCGATCTCGCTCGAGACATCGATTTTCACTCGCGCTCTTTGCAGGGCACGAATGAAAGGGCCATTGCAGGGCGAGCGTCAGGTCTTATCGGCATGGGGGAGTCGGTCACCTGGGAGGCGCGGCACTTTGGCGTCCGGCAGCGATTGACCGTTGAAGTCACCGTGTTCGAACGGCCGTTTTATTTCCGCGACGTGATGACCGCCGGCGCGTTTCGGTCGTTTGCCCACGACCACCGATTCGTCGAGCGCAATGGCCGAACAGTGATGATCGACAAGGTCGAATTCCAGTCGCCGCTCGGTCCGCTGGGGCGCCTTGCAGACCGTTTATTCATGACCGGCTATCTACGGCGGTTGGTAGCAGCCCGTGCTCAGGCAATCAAGCACGAGGCCGAGGCAAGTGTGGTTAAGTAG
- the guaA gene encoding glutamine-hydrolyzing GMP synthase, which yields QYAQLIARRVREQSVYCEIVRHNITAARVQELAPRGLILSGGPASVYDNGAPHCDPAIFELGIPVLGICYGMQLLCEALGGQVESAPAREYGRAHVRIVSHADLFEGIADETEVWMSHGDQVARVSGDFLPLAQTSTCPIAAIKHRSLPIYGLQFHPEVTHTPRGTKILANFLTTVCGCSGAWRLSDFADETIDRLRRQVGDRRVICGLSGGVDSSVVAALLYRAIGPQLSCILVDNGLLRKDEAESVIREFTTHFRTDLHVVQAEDKFLTALDGITNPQDKRLRIGHAFIECFTEEATRIKGAHFLAQGTLYPDVIESGAAADGPAATIKLHHNVGGLPEKLGFELIEPLRDLFKDEVRKLGLQLGLPEEIVWRHPFPGPGLAVRCVGEVTRQRLSTLREADAIVVDEIKAARLYRQTAQVFAVLLPVQSVGVMGDARTYEDVLAVRAVETEDFMTADWSHLPYDLLGRISTRIINEVKGVNRVVYDISSKPPSTIEWE from the coding sequence CGGCCCGGCGAGCGTTTATGACAACGGCGCTCCGCATTGCGATCCGGCGATTTTCGAGCTCGGCATTCCCGTGCTCGGAATCTGCTATGGAATGCAGTTGCTTTGCGAAGCATTGGGCGGGCAGGTGGAAAGCGCTCCGGCCCGCGAATATGGCCGGGCCCACGTGCGGATCGTGTCGCACGCCGATTTGTTCGAAGGCATCGCCGACGAGACGGAAGTGTGGATGAGCCATGGCGACCAGGTGGCCCGTGTTTCCGGCGACTTTCTGCCGCTGGCGCAAACGAGCACCTGCCCGATCGCGGCGATCAAGCATCGCAGTTTGCCGATCTACGGGCTGCAGTTTCATCCCGAGGTGACACACACGCCGCGCGGCACGAAAATCCTCGCCAACTTTCTCACGACCGTTTGCGGCTGCAGCGGCGCGTGGCGGCTCAGCGATTTTGCCGACGAGACGATCGATCGCCTGCGCCGGCAGGTGGGCGATCGGCGCGTGATCTGCGGACTGTCGGGCGGGGTGGATTCGTCGGTCGTTGCGGCCCTTTTGTATCGAGCGATCGGACCGCAACTGTCGTGCATCCTGGTCGACAACGGCCTGCTGCGCAAGGATGAGGCCGAATCGGTGATCCGCGAGTTTACGACCCATTTCCGCACCGATCTGCACGTGGTGCAAGCGGAAGACAAGTTCCTCACGGCGCTCGACGGCATCACCAATCCGCAGGACAAGCGGCTGCGGATCGGGCATGCGTTTATCGAATGCTTCACCGAAGAGGCGACGCGCATCAAAGGGGCGCATTTCCTGGCCCAAGGAACGCTTTATCCCGACGTGATCGAAAGCGGGGCGGCCGCGGATGGCCCCGCCGCGACGATCAAGCTGCATCACAATGTGGGCGGCCTGCCGGAAAAGCTGGGCTTCGAACTGATCGAGCCGCTCCGCGACCTGTTCAAAGACGAGGTGCGTAAGCTGGGCCTGCAGCTCGGATTGCCGGAGGAGATCGTGTGGCGGCATCCGTTCCCGGGCCCGGGCCTGGCGGTGCGCTGCGTCGGCGAGGTGACGCGGCAGCGGCTGAGCACGCTCCGCGAGGCCGACGCGATCGTGGTCGACGAAATCAAAGCCGCCCGGCTCTATCGGCAAACGGCGCAGGTGTTTGCGGTGCTGTTGCCGGTGCAAAGCGTGGGCGTGATGGGCGACGCGCGAACGTATGAAGACGTGCTAGCGGTGCGGGCGGTCGAAACGGAAGACTTCATGACTGCCGACTGGAGCCATTTGCCCTACGATCTTTTGGGCCGCATCTCGACGCGGATCATCAACGAAGTGAAGGGCGTCAACCGCGTGGTGTACGACATCAGCTCGAAGCCGCCATCGACGATCGAGTGGGAATAG